The segment GGTGCTGAGCCTCTACAAGCACATCAACTCCCCCGAGGCCCGCCTCTACCTGTCGCGGCAGCTGTTCGAGGAGGCCGTGCACGTCCAGTTCTACCTGACGCTGCTGGACACCTACCTGCCCGACCCGGAGGACCGCAACGCCGCCTTCGCCGCGGTGGAGAACATCCCCTCCATCGCGCAGAAGGCCCAGTTCTGCTTCAAGTACATGAACGCGGTCGACCACATCGACTCGCTGCAGTCCAAGGACGACCGCCGGGCCTTCCTGCTCAACCTGATCTGCTTCGCTGCCTGCGTCGAGGGCCTGTTCTTCTACGGCGCGTTCGCCTACGTGTACTGGTTCCGCAGCCGCGGCCTGCTGCACGGCCTGGCCACCGGCACCAACTGGGTGTTCCGCGACGAGTCGATGCACATGGACTTCGCGATGTCGGTGGTCGACACCGTCCGCGCGGAGGAGCCCGACCTCTTCGACGACAAGATGGCCCAGCAGGTCACCGAGATGCTGGAGGAGGCCGTCGAGGCCGAGCTCCAGTTCGCCCGCGACCTGTGCGGCGAGGGCCTGCCCGGCATGAACACCGAGTCGATGCGCGAGTACCTCCAGGCGGTCGCCGACCAGCGCCTGGCCCGCCTCGGCCTGCCGGTCCGGTACGGCTCCACCAACCCGTTCGGCTTCATGGAGCTGCAGAACGTCCAGGAGCTGACCAACTTCTTCGAGCGCCGGGTCTCCGCCTACCAGATCGCCGTCGAGGGCTCGGTCTCCTTCGACGACGACTTCTAGGCCGCCGCCGGCCCGCAGGACAGCACGGAGGGCCGCACCCCCGCGGGGGTGCGGCCCTCCGCCGTACCGTCAGCCGTTCGGGACGGTGGCGTACTTGGGGGTGCCGTCGGCCATCTGCCGCAGCGCGTCCTTGCGGTCCCGCTTGGAGAGCCGGTCGATGTACAGGTACCCGTACAGGTGGTCGGTCTCGTGCTGCAGGCAGCGGGCGAAGAAGCCGGTGCCCTCGACCCGGACGGGGTTGCCGTCCTTGTCCTGGCCGGTGACGGCCGCGTAGTCGGGGCGGGCCAGCTCCTGGTAGGCGGTGGGCACCGACAGGCAGCCCTCCTGGCCGTCGTCCAGCG is part of the Kitasatospora cineracea genome and harbors:
- a CDS encoding ribonucleotide-diphosphate reductase subunit beta; this translates as MSSEDQKKMLLDPGFELTLRPMRYPSFYDRYRDAIKNTWTVEEVDLHSDVADLAKLSEGERHMIGRLVAFFATGDSIVSNNVVLSLYKHINSPEARLYLSRQLFEEAVHVQFYLTLLDTYLPDPEDRNAAFAAVENIPSIAQKAQFCFKYMNAVDHIDSLQSKDDRRAFLLNLICFAACVEGLFFYGAFAYVYWFRSRGLLHGLATGTNWVFRDESMHMDFAMSVVDTVRAEEPDLFDDKMAQQVTEMLEEAVEAELQFARDLCGEGLPGMNTESMREYLQAVADQRLARLGLPVRYGSTNPFGFMELQNVQELTNFFERRVSAYQIAVEGSVSFDDDF